The following coding sequences are from one Camarhynchus parvulus chromosome 1, STF_HiC, whole genome shotgun sequence window:
- the TMSB4X gene encoding thymosin beta-4, giving the protein MSDKPDMAEIEKFDKSKLKKTETQEKNPLPSKETIEQEKQAGES; this is encoded by the exons ATGTCCGACAAACCAGACATGGCTGAGATCGAGAAATTTGACAAGTCCAAATTGAAGAAGACAGAGACGCAAGAGAAAAATCCGCTGCCTTCAAAAGAAA cAATTGAACAGGAGAAGCAAGCGGGTGAATCGTAA